TATTTAATACTTTAGTAGATTACTTCGTGAATGATTACAGCTTGTTGAAAGCTAATGTGATGAACATTGGGAAGATGTATTTGACTGGTACGTAATAAATAGTTTCAGAATTAATTTGTATAAGGATTATTCAGTTCGTTtagtcttctttttctcttgatttaaaCTCATAATTGGCACAGGAATTAGCAAAATTTTATGAGCATAGAAGAGAAAAAAGAATGCTTATCCTTCCTGGAAATAATGCATTGAGATAAACTGCAAGATCCATAAGCATCATTTCTCAACTTAATAGAGTACAATATCAATGCCCCCAACACCTCTAGAAAGAGTAACGCACACTTCCTGTTCTTTCATCAAACCAACGACAAGAGCACATCAAGAACAGGAGACAGGCAAAATAACATGGAACGATTGGAATCAGAACTACCAAAAAGATTGGGAGTTCTACAACAGCTAATAAGAACGATGTAGATGTAAAGACATGCATGGTAGGTTTTTAGGCAGCAGGCTTCTCCCATTTAAGAGGCTTGACCACCTCCCAGGTGAAGTCGGGGTCGTCCCTTCCAAAGTGTCCGTAAGCTGCAGTCTTGAGGTACCTGCCATTGCCTCCCCTCTTCAAGTCGAGGTTGATGGTGATCATCCCCGGCCTGAAGTCAAAGTTCTCCTTCACAATCTTCAGGATCTCCTTGTCCGGGATATTGCCGGTGCCGTAGGTGTCCACGAACACCGACAGAGGCTCAGGCACACCGATTGCGTACGACACCTGCACAATGCAGCGGCGAGCGAGGCCACTGGCGACAATGCTCTTCGCCGCCTGTCGGACTATATAGGCGCCGCTGCGGTCGACCTTGGTGGGATCTTTGCCTGAGAAGGCGCCACCACCGTGAGCTCCCCAGCCACCGTACGTGTCGATGATGATCTTGCGGCCGGTGAGCCCAGCATCTCCGTGGGGACCGCCGATGACGAAGCGCCCGGACGGGTTAAGGTGGAAGATGGTCTTCTCGTCCAGGTACTTTTCGGGGATGACAGGCTTGATGACATGTTCCTTGAGGTCGGCAGCAATCTCGTCGTTGGTGACGGTCTCGTCGTGCTGGGTGGAGATCAGCACGGTGTGGACGCGGATGGGCACCATGGCGCCGTGGTCATTCTGGTACTCCACCGTGACCTGGGTCTTCCCGTCGGGCCTCAGCCAAGGGCAGGTGCCGTTCTTGCGGACCTCCGTGAGGCGGGCACCGAGCTTGGTGGCAAGGACGTGGCTGAGGGGCATAAACTCGGGGGTCTCGTCGGTTGCGTACCCGAACATGTGGCCCTGGTCACCGGCACCGATCTCCTCAGGGCGTTTGGTGAAATGCCCATGGACGCCCTGCGCGATGTCAGGAGACTGCTGCTCGATGTTGACGAGCACCTTGCAGTGATCGGCGTCCAGGCCAACATCATCGGACACGAATCCGATCGAGCGGCACGTTTCGCGAACGATCTTTTCATAGTCGATGTTGCCCTTGGTCGTGATCTCCCCAAACACCATGACCATGTTGGTCTTGGTGCAGGTCTCACACGCAACCTTGCTGTCAGCGTCTTGCGCGAGGCAGGCATCAAGAATAGCATCGGAGATCTGGTCGCAGAGCTTGTCAGGGTGCCCCTCGTTCACGGATTCAGAGGTGAAAAGGAAGGTATCGTTGCTGGCCATCTCGTTCAATCTGGAAAATAGCGAGGATAGTATCAAATCACATGATAATGATCTAAGAAGTAATTTAATGTCATGCTCTTGTATATTCCCATGTGCATCGCATCGATCTTAAAGTAAATCTTATGATTTCATTAAGAAATCCTCTAAATCAAGCAAGAAAGTTGGATCTGATCTTAGTGTAAGCCACTATTTCATCAATAAATCCTCTCAATCAAGCAAGAAACTTAGATCTGATCTTAGTGTAAGCCACTATTGCAACGAGAATGACCAAGTTGGGTTTCGACGCATGAAAATGAATTAGAAACTCAAGAATCCCAGGGTCCCGAGTAGATCCAGCTAAAAGCAAATCAAAACCATAGCATCTCCATGCTTCCTAGCAGATCTCTGCCGCAATGCTCAACGAAACCTAAAACAGAGCGGGCGTGGTGGATTCTTctcaaaaaaaagaagagatctaAAACCCGAAAGAACAACTAGAGAGAGCAAATCTGCGCTTATCAAGAGGAGCCAGCCATCCCTCTCCAGATCAAAGATCCAAAGAACAACACCACAAGAAACAAGAGAAGAGCATCGAAACTAAACGAACTAACGAAGAAAAGAACAAAGCAGCTGGAGATCTAAAGGCGACCGAAACAGACTAGGAGGAGAAGCAGAAGTCCTCACCTTTGGACGCGGATTGCAAGCTGTAGTCCCTCGAGCAACCCCTTTCACGGCCTCTTCCTCTCCGATCGACCCCGATATTTATAGACGAATAAATACTTCTTCGCAAACCCTATAGGATCCTCCTCTGGTTTGTACCCGGTGGTTGAATCGCGTTATGATCATGGGGCCCGCTATAAAACCGGTAGGGCGCTGCTGGAGTCTGTGATTATACGTATCTTTTCCAAAAGTTTTTAAGACTCGACTCCTCTCACTTACACAAAATGTAATTGGCAACAACGTGGACTCACGTGCGGGCCCCATAAGATCCACTTTGCTTCTGGCGATCACAAGACAGGCAGGTGA
The window above is part of the Musa acuminata AAA Group cultivar baxijiao chromosome BXJ1-1, Cavendish_Baxijiao_AAA, whole genome shotgun sequence genome. Proteins encoded here:
- the LOC103987243 gene encoding S-adenosylmethionine synthase 1 codes for the protein MASNDTFLFTSESVNEGHPDKLCDQISDAILDACLAQDADSKVACETCTKTNMVMVFGEITTKGNIDYEKIVRETCRSIGFVSDDVGLDADHCKVLVNIEQQSPDIAQGVHGHFTKRPEEIGAGDQGHMFGYATDETPEFMPLSHVLATKLGARLTEVRKNGTCPWLRPDGKTQVTVEYQNDHGAMVPIRVHTVLISTQHDETVTNDEIAADLKEHVIKPVIPEKYLDEKTIFHLNPSGRFVIGGPHGDAGLTGRKIIIDTYGGWGAHGGGAFSGKDPTKVDRSGAYIVRQAAKSIVASGLARRCIVQVSYAIGVPEPLSVFVDTYGTGNIPDKEILKIVKENFDFRPGMITINLDLKRGGNGRYLKTAAYGHFGRDDPDFTWEVVKPLKWEKPAA